In one Mycoplasmopsis canis PG 14 genomic region, the following are encoded:
- a CDS encoding ROK family protein yields MVQNLKISKYAAVDIGGTNVRFALFSQEGQIVSKVKTATNYESAETTCDWIKEQIIKNNIEYLALCIPGPSDYKNGIVLKSPNLGGTWENFDVKSYLMKNTNLKDIVFENDANAMALANHIHFNKTEVEVSQFFTISTGFGAGLVVNNKIFHGNNYYAQEIAQIPVSKIAFEGQSRLKNAFALELHCSGSGIETKAKFYGIANSAKEVFDLAKNNNSKAMQLVNEAKEALTNMFAITAGMIAPHNFFVGGSVALAQKELVKEAFENAKKISDFNHFNNINLYFDELGDDSALMGLYHLSKLRNG; encoded by the coding sequence ATGGTACAAAATTTAAAAATAAGTAAATATGCAGCTGTTGATATAGGCGGAACTAATGTAAGGTTTGCTCTTTTTAGTCAAGAAGGGCAAATAGTTTCAAAGGTTAAAACCGCTACAAACTATGAATCTGCAGAAACAACATGTGATTGAATTAAAGAACAAATAATTAAAAATAATATTGAATACTTAGCTCTTTGCATCCCAGGGCCTAGCGATTATAAAAACGGTATTGTTCTAAAAAGCCCTAATCTTGGAGGTACATGAGAAAATTTCGATGTTAAGTCATACTTAATGAAAAACACAAACCTTAAAGATATTGTTTTTGAAAATGACGCAAACGCCATGGCTTTAGCTAATCACATTCATTTCAACAAAACAGAAGTTGAAGTCAGCCAATTTTTCACAATAAGCACAGGTTTTGGCGCTGGACTAGTGGTTAATAATAAAATTTTTCACGGTAATAATTATTATGCTCAAGAAATTGCGCAAATACCTGTTTCAAAGATTGCTTTTGAGGGACAAAGTCGTTTAAAAAATGCTTTCGCTTTAGAATTACATTGCTCTGGAAGCGGAATAGAAACAAAAGCAAAATTTTATGGTATAGCCAATTCTGCTAAAGAAGTTTTTGACTTAGCTAAAAATAATAATTCAAAAGCAATGCAACTTGTGAACGAAGCAAAAGAGGCTTTAACAAATATGTTTGCAATTACAGCGGGTATGATAGCTCCACACAATTTCTTTGTTGGCGGGAGTGTCGCATTGGCTCAAAAAGAACTTGTAAAAGAGGCTTTTGAAAATGCAAAAAAAATCAGTGATTTTAATCACTTCAATAATATTAATTTGTATTTTGATGAACTTGGTGATGACTCGGCTTTAATGGGGCTTTACCATTTATCTAAATTAAGAAATGGATAA
- a CDS encoding TM2 domain-containing protein, whose amino-acid sequence MRNKSNRSWIALVLLSFFLGVLGIDRFYAGRTLLGLLKLFTAGGFGILAFIDFILALLGLMKDSDGLYIRP is encoded by the coding sequence ATGAGAAATAAATCAAACAGAAGTTGAATAGCATTAGTATTACTTTCATTTTTCTTAGGAGTACTGGGAATAGATAGATTTTATGCAGGTAGAACGCTTTTAGGCCTACTAAAACTATTTACAGCAGGTGGTTTTGGTATACTAGCGTTTATTGACTTTATACTTGCTTTATTAGGATTAATGAAAGATTCAGATGGTCTTTACATTAGACCATAA
- a CDS encoding MFS transporter, whose protein sequence is MDLVITKKMNIFNRTKYTSALIISVLGTEIMKLSASVYAFKLTESFWFVTLFYLAMQIPSIFVFFFGSKIVNRFKDKQMIFFADFSSFIIVTSVLITFLSTDLNHNGHSFSILLLVANAFYSFFNSIRFLAVRNIIFHLSNNNNDMKLYNILNSFGLIFASFLAPILGIFLFKFLPLWVTLSLNMLTYIVSTSLYMSLKVKKNHLEFSKEKDVEINHTNASRITKWIFATSFGILTATLLFPKQSGVNNFFNYIHYDYKDWTFIFSICIFGFALLASLFSFLINKFSSSLKSKGFYSGIILIAGLNLIWLPINLSNNSKLILITYLILNSLIQFIFSIITNIGNSYIFMIFDKKEFTKQNSLILLFRILYYSGLILILTALYIYVGFVFMFIVYSIIILLLCIAIVVSKYKIASDKK, encoded by the coding sequence ATGGATTTAGTAATTACGAAAAAAATGAATATTTTTAATAGAACAAAATATACTTCAGCTTTGATTATTTCGGTTTTAGGGACAGAAATAATGAAATTAAGTGCTTCTGTTTACGCTTTTAAGTTAACAGAGAGTTTTTGGTTCGTAACATTATTTTACTTAGCAATGCAAATTCCATCAATTTTTGTTTTCTTTTTTGGTTCAAAAATTGTCAACCGGTTTAAAGACAAGCAAATGATATTTTTTGCTGACTTTTCAAGTTTTATTATAGTTACTTCTGTCTTGATAACGTTTTTATCTACTGACTTAAATCATAATGGTCATAGTTTCTCTATTCTTCTACTAGTGGCAAATGCTTTTTATAGTTTTTTTAATAGTATCCGATTTTTAGCTGTTAGAAATATTATTTTTCACTTATCAAATAATAATAACGATATGAAACTCTATAACATATTGAACTCTTTTGGTTTAATATTCGCTTCTTTTTTAGCTCCAATTCTTGGTATTTTTCTATTTAAGTTTTTACCATTATGAGTTACATTATCTTTAAATATGCTAACATATATTGTTTCAACTTCGTTATACATGTCTTTAAAAGTAAAAAAGAACCATTTAGAATTTTCAAAAGAAAAAGATGTTGAAATAAATCACACAAATGCCTCAAGAATTACTAAGTGAATTTTTGCGACTTCTTTTGGGATATTGACTGCTACATTGCTATTTCCAAAGCAAAGTGGAGTAAACAACTTTTTTAATTATATACATTATGATTACAAAGATTGAACATTTATTTTTTCAATATGTATTTTTGGTTTTGCGCTTTTAGCTTCTTTGTTTTCGTTTTTAATTAATAAATTTAGTAGTTCTCTTAAGTCCAAAGGTTTTTATTCAGGAATTATTTTAATAGCTGGATTAAATTTAATTTGATTACCAATTAATTTATCTAATAATAGCAAATTAATTTTAATAACTTATTTAATTTTAAATTCATTAATACAATTTATATTTTCAATAATAACAAATATCGGAAATAGTTATATTTTTATGATATTTGATAAAAAAGAATTTACAAAACAAAATTCATTAATATTACTTTTTAGAATCTTATATTATAGTGGTTTAATTCTTATATTAACAGCGCTCTATATTTATGTAGGATTTGTATTTATGTTCATAGTTTATTCAATTATTATTCTTTTATTATGCATTGCAATAGTTGTTTCAAAATACAAAATTGCAAGTGATAAAAAATAA
- the ftsY gene encoding signal recognition particle-docking protein FtsY translates to MGFFKNLVNKVFKKENKDVETLKDELKEQHSKEVLNSDKFKKYSNGLENSSSFGKKLLEIQNRYNTIDEDFFDELEELLIMSDINLKLVDVIIEKIKQEVRTNDIDDPKLIGELIADQLFVIYTANTIVDTNLNFKSDRLNVFIFVGVNGSGKTTSIAKMANKYIKEGKKVLIAAADTFRAGAVNQLAVWADRIGAQIVKPQKEGADPASVVFEALEKATNESYDLLIIDTAGRLQNKVNLMNELSKMVSIIQRFIPDAPHESLLVLDATTGQNGLSQAKNFKEIANLTGVILTKLDGTSKGGIVLSIKDEYNLNVKYVGLGEKLDDLQEFDLELFIYQMTKDLIDNV, encoded by the coding sequence ATGGGATTTTTTAAAAATTTAGTTAACAAAGTTTTCAAAAAAGAAAACAAAGATGTAGAAACATTAAAAGACGAATTAAAAGAACAGCATTCTAAAGAAGTTTTAAATAGTGATAAATTTAAAAAATATTCAAATGGTCTTGAGAATAGTTCATCTTTCGGAAAAAAACTACTCGAAATTCAAAATAGATATAACACAATTGATGAAGACTTTTTTGATGAGCTAGAAGAATTATTGATAATGTCTGATATTAATTTAAAACTTGTAGATGTTATAATCGAAAAGATTAAACAAGAAGTAAGAACAAACGATATCGATGATCCAAAACTAATTGGGGAATTAATTGCTGATCAATTATTTGTAATTTATACAGCAAATACAATAGTAGATACAAATTTAAATTTCAAAAGTGACAGATTAAATGTTTTTATATTTGTAGGAGTAAATGGTTCAGGAAAAACAACTTCTATAGCAAAAATGGCTAACAAATATATTAAAGAAGGTAAAAAAGTTTTAATTGCTGCTGCAGATACATTTAGAGCAGGAGCTGTAAACCAGTTAGCTGTATGGGCTGATAGAATAGGTGCACAAATTGTTAAGCCTCAAAAAGAAGGTGCTGATCCTGCTTCTGTTGTTTTTGAAGCTTTAGAAAAAGCTACAAATGAAAGCTATGATCTATTAATTATAGATACTGCTGGTAGACTTCAAAACAAGGTTAATTTAATGAATGAGTTATCTAAAATGGTTTCAATTATTCAAAGATTCATTCCAGATGCTCCTCACGAATCACTTTTAGTTTTAGATGCAACAACTGGACAAAACGGTTTATCGCAAGCAAAGAACTTTAAGGAAATAGCTAATTTAACAGGTGTTATTCTAACAAAACTCGATGGTACCTCAAAAGGTGGTATAGTGCTTTCTATTAAAGATGAATATAACTTAAATGTTAAATATGTAGGGCTAGGTGAAAAGCTTGATGACCTACAAGAATTTGATTTAGAACTCTTTATTTATCAAATGACTAAGGACTTAATTGATAATGTCTAG
- a CDS encoding sigma factor-like helix-turn-helix DNA-binding protein, whose product MSRKNLENIEKYTFLFEKYKNLLTQTQKQIFELYFYQDLSYAEIAEITATTRTAAYDAIKKATKKLEKLEKDVYSET is encoded by the coding sequence ATGTCTAGAAAAAATTTAGAAAATATTGAAAAATATACTTTCTTATTTGAAAAATATAAAAATTTACTAACTCAAACACAAAAACAAATTTTTGAACTTTATTTTTATCAAGATTTGTCTTATGCAGAGATCGCTGAAATCACTGCCACCACAAGAACTGCGGCATATGATGCAATAAAAAAAGCAACTAAAAAGCTTGAGAAACTTGAGAAAGACGTTTATTCAGAAACATAA